A single Archocentrus centrarchus isolate MPI-CPG fArcCen1 unplaced genomic scaffold, fArcCen1 scaffold_30_ctg1, whole genome shotgun sequence DNA region contains:
- the hmgcs1 gene encoding hydroxymethylglutaryl-CoA synthase, cytoplasmic isoform X2: MPGSAPVSYLGPWPTDVGIIAIELYFPSQYVDQAELEEFDGVLSGKYTVGLGQARMGFCSDREDINSLCLTVVQRLMERNALSYDSIGRLEVGTETIIDKSKSVKTVLMQLFEDSGNTDVEGIDTTNACYGGTAALFNAVNWVESSSWDGRYALVVAGDIAVYATGSARPTGGAGAVAMLIGPNAPLAFEREGSDKCFSLEDFGFLVFHSPYCKLVQKSLARLMLNDFLSHPNPNTETGPFTGLEAFRDVQPEDTYFDRDVEKAFMKASTDLFERKTKPSLLISSQNGNMYTPSVYGCLASLIAQHTPSQLAGQRIGVFSYGSGFAATLYSLRVTQDHTPGSSLDKLVLSLSDLKTRLDSRKKVSPAVFSENMKLREETHHLANYVPQSSVEDLFPGTWYLTRVDDKHRREYARRPLDDDLPAESELVRSSSATEHIPSPLKKMPRIPAATAGSEVVISN; the protein is encoded by the exons ATGCCTGGCTCAGCCCCTGTTAGTTACTTGGGACCATGGCCTACAGATGTGGGCATCATTGCCATAGAACTCTACTTCCCATCCCAATATGTGGaccaggctgagctggaggagtTTGATGGTGTGCTGTCTGGTAAATACACCGTGGGCTTGGGCCAAGCTCGCATGGGCTTTTGTTCAGACCGTGAGGATATAAATTCTCTGTGCCTGACTGTGGTCCAGAGGTTGATGGAAAGGAATGCTCTATCCTACGACAGCATTGGTCGACTGGAAGTCGGCACTGAAACCATCATTGACAAATCCAAGTCTGTCAAGACCGTCCTCATGCAGCTGTTTGAGGACTCTGGCAACACAGATGTGGAGGGAATTGACACCACAAATGCTTGCTATGGTGGTACAGCTGCACTTTTCAATGCTGTCAACTGGGTGGAATCCAGTTCATGGGATG GACGGTATGCTTTGGTGGTAGCAGGGGACATCGCTGTCTATGCCACGGGAAGTGCTCGGCCCACAGGGGGTGCTGGTGCTGTGGCCATGCTGATTGGACCTAATGCTCCACTGGCCTTTGAGCGAG AGGGTTCAGACAAGTGCTTCAGCCTGGAGGACTTTGGCTTTTTAGTCTTCCACTCTCCCTACTGCAAGCTGGTACAGAAGTCATTAGCTAGACTGATGCTGAATGACTTTCTGAGCCACCCTAACCCCAACACTGAGACGGGACCCTTCACCGGCCTCGAAGCCTTCAG AGATGTACAGCCAGAGGATACCTACTTTGACCGGGATGTGGAGAAAGCATTCATGAAGGCCAGCACAGATCTGTTTGAGAGGAAGACCAAGCCATCCCTGCTGATCTCCAGCCAGAATGGAAACATGTACACCCCCTCAGTCTATGGCTGCCTGGCGTCACTTATTGCACA ACACACACCATCACAGTTGGCAGGACAGAGGATTGGAGTCTTCTCCTATGGTTCAGGATTTGCTGCTACACTCTATTCTCTCAGAGTGACACAGGACCATACCCCTG GATCTAGTCTGGACAAACTTGTGTTGAGCCTAAGTGACCTGAAGACAAGACTGGACTCGAGGAAGAAAGTTTCACCAGCTGTGTTCTCTGAGAATATGAAGCTGCGAGAAGAGACACACCACTTAG CCAACTATGTCCCACAAAGCTCAGTTGAGGACCTGTTCCCAGGGACGTGGTACTTGACGCGGGTGGATGACAAACATCGCAGGGAATATGCCCGCAGACCTCTGGATGATGACCTGCCAGCAGAGTCAGAACTGGTTCGCTCAAGCAGTGCCACCGAG cacaTCCCAAGTCCACTCAAGAAGATGCCTCGTATCCCTGCAGCCACAGCTGGCTCTGAAGTAGTCATCAGCAACTGA
- the hmgcs1 gene encoding hydroxymethylglutaryl-CoA synthase, cytoplasmic isoform X1 encodes MPGSAPVSYLGPWPTDVGIIAIELYFPSQYVDQAELEEFDGVLSGKYTVGLGQARMGFCSDREDINSLCLTVVQRLMERNALSYDSIGRLEVGTETIIDKSKSVKTVLMQLFEDSGNTDVEGIDTTNACYGGTAALFNAVNWVESSSWDGRYALVVAGDIAVYATGSARPTGGAGAVAMLIGPNAPLAFERGLRGTHMQHAYDFYKPDMVSEYPVVDGKLSIQCYLSALDRCYSVYRNKIHAQWQREGSDKCFSLEDFGFLVFHSPYCKLVQKSLARLMLNDFLSHPNPNTETGPFTGLEAFRDVQPEDTYFDRDVEKAFMKASTDLFERKTKPSLLISSQNGNMYTPSVYGCLASLIAQHTPSQLAGQRIGVFSYGSGFAATLYSLRVTQDHTPGSSLDKLVLSLSDLKTRLDSRKKVSPAVFSENMKLREETHHLANYVPQSSVEDLFPGTWYLTRVDDKHRREYARRPLDDDLPAESELVRSSSATEHIPSPLKKMPRIPAATAGSEVVISN; translated from the exons ATGCCTGGCTCAGCCCCTGTTAGTTACTTGGGACCATGGCCTACAGATGTGGGCATCATTGCCATAGAACTCTACTTCCCATCCCAATATGTGGaccaggctgagctggaggagtTTGATGGTGTGCTGTCTGGTAAATACACCGTGGGCTTGGGCCAAGCTCGCATGGGCTTTTGTTCAGACCGTGAGGATATAAATTCTCTGTGCCTGACTGTGGTCCAGAGGTTGATGGAAAGGAATGCTCTATCCTACGACAGCATTGGTCGACTGGAAGTCGGCACTGAAACCATCATTGACAAATCCAAGTCTGTCAAGACCGTCCTCATGCAGCTGTTTGAGGACTCTGGCAACACAGATGTGGAGGGAATTGACACCACAAATGCTTGCTATGGTGGTACAGCTGCACTTTTCAATGCTGTCAACTGGGTGGAATCCAGTTCATGGGATG GACGGTATGCTTTGGTGGTAGCAGGGGACATCGCTGTCTATGCCACGGGAAGTGCTCGGCCCACAGGGGGTGCTGGTGCTGTGGCCATGCTGATTGGACCTAATGCTCCACTGGCCTTTGAGCGAG GCCTGCGGGGAACACACATGCAGCATGCATATGACTTCTATAAGCCAGACATGGTGTCAGAGTACCCTGTTGTAGATGGCAAGCTGTCGATACAGTGCTACCTGAGTGCCTTGGATCGCTGCTACTCTGTGTATCGCAACAAAATCCATGCACAATGGCAACGAG AGGGTTCAGACAAGTGCTTCAGCCTGGAGGACTTTGGCTTTTTAGTCTTCCACTCTCCCTACTGCAAGCTGGTACAGAAGTCATTAGCTAGACTGATGCTGAATGACTTTCTGAGCCACCCTAACCCCAACACTGAGACGGGACCCTTCACCGGCCTCGAAGCCTTCAG AGATGTACAGCCAGAGGATACCTACTTTGACCGGGATGTGGAGAAAGCATTCATGAAGGCCAGCACAGATCTGTTTGAGAGGAAGACCAAGCCATCCCTGCTGATCTCCAGCCAGAATGGAAACATGTACACCCCCTCAGTCTATGGCTGCCTGGCGTCACTTATTGCACA ACACACACCATCACAGTTGGCAGGACAGAGGATTGGAGTCTTCTCCTATGGTTCAGGATTTGCTGCTACACTCTATTCTCTCAGAGTGACACAGGACCATACCCCTG GATCTAGTCTGGACAAACTTGTGTTGAGCCTAAGTGACCTGAAGACAAGACTGGACTCGAGGAAGAAAGTTTCACCAGCTGTGTTCTCTGAGAATATGAAGCTGCGAGAAGAGACACACCACTTAG CCAACTATGTCCCACAAAGCTCAGTTGAGGACCTGTTCCCAGGGACGTGGTACTTGACGCGGGTGGATGACAAACATCGCAGGGAATATGCCCGCAGACCTCTGGATGATGACCTGCCAGCAGAGTCAGAACTGGTTCGCTCAAGCAGTGCCACCGAG cacaTCCCAAGTCCACTCAAGAAGATGCCTCGTATCCCTGCAGCCACAGCTGGCTCTGAAGTAGTCATCAGCAACTGA